The following proteins come from a genomic window of Methanocorpusculum vombati:
- a CDS encoding Mov34/MPN/PAD-1 family protein, which produces MFVRAIDREVLDLLLEMGRSSSPDEFIVMLGSEKGVITTVYPIAGTTVTSDSATIFMDMVPLGMQIAGTAHSHPNGALWPSDADLQTFAETGQCHIIVGDPFEADSWRCFDREGREKSLEVVSA; this is translated from the coding sequence ATGTTCGTTCGTGCAATCGACCGGGAAGTCCTGGATCTGCTTCTTGAGATGGGGAGGTCGAGTTCTCCCGACGAGTTTATTGTGATGCTCGGATCCGAGAAGGGTGTGATTACGACAGTGTATCCGATTGCAGGAACGACGGTCACGAGCGATAGTGCGACCATTTTTATGGATATGGTGCCGCTCGGAATGCAGATTGCAGGAACAGCGCACAGTCATCCAAACGGTGCGTTGTGGCCGTCGGATGCGGATCTGCAGACGTTTGCGGAAACAGGCCAGTGCCATATTATCGTAGGTGATCCGTTCGAGGCGGATTCCTGGCGCTGTTTCGATCGCGAGGGCCGTGAGAAGTCTTTGGAGGTTGTTTCTGCGTGA
- the hisE gene encoding phosphoribosyl-ATP diphosphatase, whose amino-acid sequence MTDAQVFDELWQVICQRAREDPGRKSYVRHLLFHEKGIDKPLEKVGEESCEFVLAVKNGREEAIVGEAADLLFHLMVALKAADVDFAKVEEELEVRRAGMHLHD is encoded by the coding sequence ATGACGGACGCACAGGTGTTTGATGAGTTGTGGCAGGTTATCTGCCAACGTGCAAGAGAGGATCCGGGCAGGAAGTCGTATGTCCGTCATCTTCTGTTCCATGAGAAAGGTATCGACAAACCGCTCGAAAAGGTGGGCGAGGAGTCCTGCGAGTTTGTGCTTGCAGTAAAGAACGGACGCGAGGAGGCGATTGTAGGAGAGGCTGCAGATCTGCTGTTCCATCTGATGGTTGCCCTCAAAGCTGCGGACGTGGATTTTGCAAAGGTGGAGGAGGAGCTTGAGGTCCGGCGGGCCGGCATGCACCTCCACGATTAA
- a CDS encoding P-II family nitrogen regulator translates to MKMIVAVIRPEKVDDVVDALEAVNVPGVTITDVRGRGEQGGICLQYRAGKMQIHTLPKTKLEIVIPDKDVDTIIKTIREHARTGKKGDGRIFVLPVDAAAWVRTDDFITG, encoded by the coding sequence ATGAAAATGATTGTAGCAGTCATCAGACCTGAAAAGGTGGATGATGTCGTGGATGCCCTTGAGGCAGTGAATGTCCCGGGAGTAACAATTACCGATGTCCGCGGACGGGGCGAGCAGGGAGGTATCTGTCTGCAGTACCGTGCGGGCAAGATGCAGATTCATACCCTGCCGAAGACGAAACTGGAGATCGTGATTCCTGACAAGGATGTTGATACGATCATCAAGACGATTCGTGAGCATGCACGGACAGGAAAGAAAGGGGACGGACGTATCTTTGTGCTGCCGGTTGACGCGGCGGCATGGGTGCGGACTGACGATTTCATCACCGGATAA
- the proS gene encoding proline--tRNA ligase encodes MADETEGLPPRSDFSAWYNEVIRRAEIMDVRYPVKGLYVWYPFGFALRNHTYTLLRSLLNRDHEETLFPLLIPETEFMKEAEHIKGFEDEVYWVTHGGLSPLDVKLALRPTSETAIYPMYALWIRSHADLPLKLYQIVNTFRYETKHTRPLIRLREITSFMESHTVHATWDEANEQVEYELALTQEFYRDLGVPIIISKRPDWDKFPGADFTMAIDAVMPDGRTLQIGTVHHLGDHFSRTFGITYEDVDGVQQFGSQTCYGISERCIAAVIGVHGDDKGLVLPATVAPTQVVIIPVIVGKRGDEILAAVKTLESELKAAGLRVKTDARDMRPGAKYYHWELHGVPLRVELGPRDLDNHQLVCVNRLGVKTIVPRENAAESVKKLLDEAHDQILARAENHLESHLMTAATPEECNEKLDGNVVVVHWCGCRDCADKLEELTNSSLLGTEVRSRYVVDDEGPCIICGKTGKAALVGRSY; translated from the coding sequence ATGGCAGATGAAACGGAAGGATTACCGCCGCGAAGTGATTTCAGCGCGTGGTACAATGAGGTTATCCGGCGTGCGGAGATTATGGATGTCCGCTATCCGGTGAAGGGACTGTATGTGTGGTATCCGTTCGGATTTGCGCTCCGCAACCACACCTACACGCTTCTCCGCAGCCTCCTGAACAGAGATCATGAAGAAACACTCTTCCCGCTTCTAATCCCGGAGACGGAGTTCATGAAAGAGGCCGAACACATCAAAGGCTTTGAAGACGAGGTCTACTGGGTTACCCACGGCGGCCTTTCTCCGCTGGATGTCAAACTGGCACTCCGCCCGACCTCGGAGACGGCAATCTATCCGATGTATGCGCTGTGGATCCGGTCGCATGCCGACCTCCCGCTGAAACTCTATCAGATCGTGAACACATTCCGGTACGAAACAAAGCATACCCGCCCGCTGATCCGGCTCCGGGAGATTACCTCCTTCATGGAGTCCCACACCGTACATGCAACCTGGGACGAGGCAAACGAACAGGTGGAGTATGAACTTGCCCTGACACAGGAGTTCTACCGCGACCTCGGCGTCCCGATCATCATCTCCAAACGGCCCGACTGGGACAAGTTCCCGGGCGCGGACTTTACCATGGCGATCGATGCAGTGATGCCGGACGGCAGAACACTGCAGATCGGAACCGTTCACCATCTCGGCGACCACTTCTCCAGAACGTTCGGCATCACCTATGAAGATGTGGATGGGGTTCAGCAGTTCGGATCACAGACCTGCTACGGCATCTCCGAGCGGTGCATTGCCGCAGTCATCGGTGTGCACGGCGACGACAAAGGACTGGTGCTTCCGGCAACCGTTGCCCCGACACAGGTTGTCATCATCCCGGTCATCGTCGGCAAACGCGGTGATGAGATTCTTGCAGCGGTAAAGACGCTGGAAAGCGAACTCAAAGCCGCCGGTCTTCGGGTAAAGACGGATGCCCGCGACATGCGTCCCGGTGCAAAGTACTATCACTGGGAACTGCACGGCGTCCCCCTCAGAGTGGAACTCGGTCCCCGTGACCTTGACAACCATCAGCTGGTCTGTGTGAACCGCCTCGGAGTTAAGACGATTGTTCCGCGCGAAAATGCCGCAGAATCGGTGAAGAAGCTGCTCGACGAAGCGCATGACCAGATTCTTGCGCGTGCGGAGAACCATCTGGAAAGCCATCTGATGACAGCTGCAACTCCTGAGGAGTGTAACGAAAAGCTGGACGGCAACGTGGTGGTTGTGCACTGGTGCGGCTGCCGCGACTGTGCAGACAAACTTGAAGAGCTGACGAACTCAAGTCTTCTGGGAACCGAGGTTCGCAGCAGATATGTGGTCGACGACGAGGGACCGTGCATCATCTGCGGCAAGACAGGCAAAGCTGCTCTGGTAGGAAGATCCTACTAA
- a CDS encoding ammonium transporter, translating into MDLDTGATAWVLISAALVLLMVPAVGLFYGGMVRKKNVIATMMLSLVALALGIIQWIVIGYSLAFGSDVGGFIGSLEYFGLNGITIDGVSGGIPDMLFICFQMMFACLTLAILTSGVVGRIKMSAFLIFGAIWLTIVYAPLAHWAWGGGWAGTLGALDFAGGTVVHISSGFAALALALVIGKRLGYGSQTMGPHNIPLTLLGGVFLIVGWFGFNAGSALAANGLAASAFLVTAVACAAGALTWMALSWKGGKPNSLGFISGAIAGLVGITPAAGFVNVLGALVIGIITAVVCYTILTWRIRKGLDESLDAWAIHGMGGFAGAILTGVFAVAAIGGVGGLIEGNVMQFGIQILDACVAVAYSFAVTFALAWIINKIMGLRVTDDEEYVGLDIAQHGEQLAN; encoded by the coding sequence ATGGATCTTGATACTGGTGCGACAGCCTGGGTACTTATTTCAGCCGCATTAGTGTTGCTGATGGTTCCCGCAGTAGGTCTGTTCTACGGTGGAATGGTAAGGAAAAAGAACGTCATCGCAACCATGATGTTGTCCCTCGTGGCCCTCGCCCTTGGTATTATCCAGTGGATTGTGATCGGATACTCGCTTGCCTTCGGCAGTGATGTTGGCGGGTTCATTGGAAGTCTTGAGTACTTCGGACTGAACGGCATCACAATAGACGGTGTGTCCGGCGGGATTCCCGATATGCTGTTCATCTGTTTCCAGATGATGTTTGCATGTCTGACACTTGCCATCCTGACCTCGGGTGTGGTTGGCAGAATTAAGATGTCGGCGTTCCTCATCTTTGGTGCAATCTGGCTTACGATCGTCTATGCTCCGCTTGCACACTGGGCATGGGGCGGAGGCTGGGCCGGAACACTCGGAGCTCTGGACTTTGCCGGAGGAACAGTAGTTCATATCAGTTCAGGTTTCGCGGCACTGGCGCTTGCTCTTGTGATCGGCAAACGGCTCGGCTACGGCTCCCAGACAATGGGTCCGCACAACATTCCGCTGACCCTGCTCGGCGGCGTGTTCCTGATCGTCGGCTGGTTCGGATTCAACGCAGGCAGTGCTCTTGCAGCGAACGGTCTTGCAGCGAGTGCATTCCTCGTGACCGCGGTCGCCTGTGCAGCCGGTGCCCTGACCTGGATGGCCCTTTCCTGGAAAGGGGGCAAACCGAACTCACTCGGTTTCATCTCGGGAGCGATTGCAGGATTAGTCGGTATCACCCCGGCCGCCGGGTTCGTCAATGTGCTTGGTGCTCTCGTCATCGGTATCATCACTGCAGTGGTCTGCTACACCATTCTGACCTGGAGAATCAGGAAAGGTCTCGATGAATCCCTTGATGCCTGGGCAATCCACGGCATGGGAGGATTTGCCGGTGCAATCCTGACAGGTGTGTTTGCGGTTGCGGCAATCGGCGGTGTCGGCGGCCTTATTGAAGGAAATGTGATGCAGTTCGGCATCCAGATTCTGGACGCATGCGTTGCGGTAGCCTACTCCTTTGCGGTAACCTTTGCCCTTGCCTGGATTATCAACAAGATTATGGGTCTGCGGGTCACCGATGATGAAGAGTATGTAGGCCTTGATATCGCACAGCACGGAGAACAGCTGGCAAACTAA
- a CDS encoding M48 family metallopeptidase yields MRSEEVTGLGTITCNGHEIPYTVIYSDRRKSWAVEVKTDASVIVRMPQNIPPEKVRTLVETKSEWIAYQVQKYSSRPQIIRRYTDGETLPFLGREYPVIRRTGSPAKAEFTDGRFLITIPDGFTETDQTAIARDLIIMLYRRIGTAPLEEIILQYAPLAEVVPPRLRIRLQERKWGCCTPKNGIIINARILLAPKIVAEYIVVHELAHLRFRHHQKTFWNEVERLMPGYRNAEAILKTDGWQFVF; encoded by the coding sequence ATGCGGTCCGAAGAAGTTACCGGCCTTGGAACAATCACCTGCAACGGACACGAAATCCCCTACACCGTCATATACAGTGACCGCAGAAAATCATGGGCTGTGGAGGTCAAAACCGATGCCTCCGTTATCGTCCGCATGCCGCAGAACATCCCTCCCGAAAAAGTCAGAACACTTGTTGAAACCAAGAGCGAATGGATAGCGTATCAGGTACAGAAATACTCTTCCCGTCCCCAAATCATCCGCAGATACACTGACGGGGAAACCCTTCCCTTTCTTGGTCGTGAGTACCCGGTTATCCGCAGAACCGGCAGCCCTGCAAAAGCAGAATTTACCGATGGCCGGTTTCTCATCACCATCCCGGACGGATTTACCGAGACTGATCAGACTGCTATTGCCCGCGATCTGATCATCATGCTCTACCGGAGAATCGGCACAGCTCCTCTGGAGGAGATCATCCTGCAGTACGCCCCCCTCGCAGAGGTCGTCCCTCCCCGTCTCCGCATCCGGCTTCAGGAACGCAAGTGGGGGTGCTGTACTCCTAAAAACGGCATCATCATCAATGCCCGTATCCTCCTTGCCCCCAAAATCGTTGCCGAGTACATCGTCGTCCATGAACTTGCCCACCTCCGGTTCCGTCATCACCAGAAAACCTTCTGGAACGAAGTCGAACGCCTTATGCCCGGGTACCGCAATGCAGAAGCAATCCTCAAAACCGACGGCTGGCAGTTTGTGTTCTAA
- a CDS encoding SDR family NAD(P)-dependent oxidoreductase, with protein sequence MNFSGKVAVVTGAAKGIGRSVALLFAKSGAKVAVVDIDETEGATTAADIRAAGGDACFIRCDVGCESDIFRMIAEVTQTFGTIDILVNDAALQLNKGLLETTAAEFGRVMDVNVTGTFLCTREAAKLMIAQKKGGAIVNFSSTFAVVGSPGYLAYHASKGAIASFTRAAAVALLPYGIRVNAVAPGTTETPGLYDGARDTGDVAAGLAGFLALQPLKRFGRPDEIAHIVLMLASDDASFVYGAVWMADGAYTVV encoded by the coding sequence ATGAATTTTTCCGGTAAAGTTGCCGTGGTCACCGGAGCTGCAAAAGGCATCGGCAGATCTGTTGCGCTTCTCTTTGCAAAATCCGGAGCAAAAGTTGCTGTCGTTGACATTGATGAAACCGAAGGTGCAACCACCGCAGCCGATATCCGCGCCGCAGGAGGAGATGCCTGTTTTATCCGTTGTGATGTCGGATGTGAATCCGATATTTTTCGGATGATTGCGGAGGTTACGCAAACCTTCGGCACCATTGATATTCTCGTAAACGATGCGGCACTCCAGCTCAATAAAGGCCTGCTTGAGACTACCGCCGCTGAGTTCGGACGTGTCATGGACGTAAACGTCACCGGCACCTTCCTCTGTACCCGTGAAGCGGCAAAACTCATGATCGCACAGAAGAAAGGCGGCGCAATTGTCAACTTTTCCTCTACCTTTGCCGTGGTCGGTTCACCCGGTTACCTCGCCTACCATGCTTCCAAAGGAGCGATCGCCTCCTTCACCCGCGCCGCAGCGGTTGCACTTCTGCCGTACGGTATCCGTGTCAACGCTGTTGCACCGGGAACCACCGAAACTCCCGGTCTCTATGACGGCGCACGCGATACCGGGGATGTAGCGGCAGGTCTTGCCGGCTTCCTTGCCCTTCAGCCGCTGAAGCGGTTTGGCAGACCTGATGAGATTGCACACATCGTCCTCATGCTTGCAAGTGATGACGCCTCCTTCGTCTATGGGGCTGTCTGGATGGCGGACGGGGCCTACACTGTCGTGTAA
- a CDS encoding NusA-like transcription termination signal-binding factor gives MERTIGFKERRYIEELRILTKATAIDCLIDDRFDRIIYVIKQGDMGLAIGKSGDNIKKMSRVLGKRIEMVEFSEEPDHFIANMFKPAEVLKVLFGADDHPVTVLVPEKSDVGLAIGKGGSTIEKARQLVRRFYCKDIGDITVPGGEEA, from the coding sequence ATGGAGCGGACTATCGGCTTCAAGGAACGCCGGTACATCGAGGAGCTCCGAATTTTAACGAAAGCCACAGCGATTGACTGCCTGATTGACGACCGGTTTGACCGGATCATCTACGTGATCAAGCAGGGCGATATGGGCCTTGCAATCGGAAAGAGCGGTGACAACATCAAAAAGATGTCACGGGTCCTCGGGAAGCGAATCGAGATGGTGGAGTTTTCCGAAGAGCCGGATCACTTTATTGCAAACATGTTCAAGCCCGCAGAGGTACTGAAGGTGCTGTTCGGCGCAGATGATCACCCCGTAACGGTTCTCGTTCCGGAGAAGAGTGATGTCGGCCTTGCAATCGGAAAGGGCGGGTCAACGATCGAAAAAGCACGCCAGCTGGTCCGAAGATTCTACTGTAAAGATATTGGGGACATTACCGTCCCCGGAGGAGAAGAAGCATGA
- a CDS encoding FAD synthase: MRRVVATGTFDILHPGHLFYLEESRKLGDELWVVVARERNVVHKPRPIIPEEQRLKMIAGLRCVDHAMLGDREDMFRPIAEIDPEVVTLGFNQKFSEERLVSQMRERGIRADVVRIGPFCGCAFNSSTKIIEEALKRRGAK; the protein is encoded by the coding sequence GTGAGAAGAGTTGTTGCAACCGGGACGTTTGATATTCTGCATCCCGGCCATTTGTTTTATCTGGAGGAGTCGAGAAAGCTTGGCGACGAGCTGTGGGTGGTTGTTGCCCGGGAGCGGAATGTGGTGCATAAACCGCGGCCGATTATTCCGGAGGAACAGCGCCTGAAGATGATTGCCGGTCTCCGGTGCGTGGACCATGCAATGTTAGGAGACAGGGAGGATATGTTCCGGCCGATTGCGGAGATTGATCCCGAGGTGGTTACGCTTGGGTTTAACCAGAAGTTTTCGGAGGAACGGCTGGTGTCGCAGATGCGGGAACGGGGGATTCGTGCGGATGTCGTGCGGATCGGGCCGTTCTGCGGCTGTGCGTTCAACTCATCGACAAAAATTATCGAGGAAGCCCTGAAACGGAGAGGGGCAAAATGA
- a CDS encoding DHH family phosphoesterase, protein MPLYLRKKTVEKKPNLQEKIVGRTTSVVHLTHNDLDAAGSDAICRMAFGPEILTLFSSVNRFGWFVGQVGGCNGKGDRLIISDLGYQKGIEDQIRKAHAAGWKIEWYDHHKWTEEEKERVLPFVVSLTVDTSVCATGVVCASFAKGNTAAAEVARVVCDYDLWKHEDPRSAVLGIVTSKREYLELIRDKLSKGIIIDDEVSRIFAGIEREKNACMKKSIRHAKVFRGQYVIAVMPAYGYPSETAAEARKELGCDMELLVFDTGKFSLRSVAPVSHLIARQFNGGGHPNASGGSFAYGWKEKWMLKLFGRVACAKKFVEAAETL, encoded by the coding sequence ATGCCTTTGTATCTGCGTAAGAAAACCGTTGAGAAGAAACCGAACCTCCAGGAAAAGATTGTGGGGAGGACAACGAGTGTGGTACATCTGACGCACAACGATCTGGATGCAGCAGGAAGCGACGCTATCTGCCGGATGGCATTCGGACCGGAGATTCTTACGCTGTTTTCCTCGGTGAACCGGTTCGGCTGGTTCGTCGGACAGGTCGGGGGATGCAACGGCAAAGGGGATCGTCTGATCATCTCGGATCTTGGGTATCAGAAAGGAATTGAGGATCAGATCCGTAAAGCGCATGCAGCCGGATGGAAGATTGAGTGGTATGATCATCACAAGTGGACCGAGGAGGAAAAGGAACGCGTCCTGCCCTTTGTGGTGTCACTTACGGTCGATACATCCGTGTGTGCTACAGGCGTGGTCTGTGCTTCGTTTGCGAAAGGAAACACGGCCGCCGCGGAGGTTGCGCGGGTGGTGTGCGATTATGATTTGTGGAAGCACGAGGATCCGCGGTCGGCGGTCCTGGGAATAGTAACGTCGAAGCGGGAGTACCTGGAACTGATCCGGGACAAGCTTTCCAAGGGCATTATCATTGATGACGAGGTCTCACGGATTTTTGCGGGTATCGAACGGGAAAAGAATGCATGCATGAAAAAGAGCATCCGGCATGCAAAAGTATTCCGGGGACAATATGTGATTGCGGTGATGCCCGCATACGGATACCCGAGTGAAACGGCGGCGGAGGCACGCAAGGAACTCGGATGCGACATGGAACTTCTGGTGTTTGACACGGGGAAATTTTCTCTCCGGAGTGTTGCACCGGTAAGTCACCTGATCGCCCGGCAGTTCAACGGAGGAGGCCACCCGAATGCGTCGGGCGGAAGTTTTGCGTACGGCTGGAAGGAGAAGTGGATGCTGAAACTGTTCGGACGCGTCGCATGCGCAAAAAAGTTTGTCGAAGCAGCTGAGACTCTCTGA
- the atwA gene encoding methyl coenzyme M reductase system, component A2, translated as MTTPFITIENLCIDFPADADNPAGEQVRILNDINLEIAEGEIVGVIGRSGCGKTVLIHLLRGIDNPPTSGRIIYHISRCPACGRIEFRSSAGQKCPLCGAVLEAQDVDFWAPENAALKTKIMARTSLMFQRTFALYGDDRVIENVLRALDDIDYPAEKAINRAADLIDEVRLTHRMMHVARDLSGGEKQRVVLARQLAREPLFLCADEPTGTLDPKTATIVHGLLKQAAKNTNMGMVITSHFSQVLEDVCDRAVLLDDGKIMKIGEPAEIVTEFMKGCEDDLEYSDQEIGNPIVRAEKLYKKFIAVDRGVIKAVDNITFEINEREIFGVIGVSGGGKTTLSKMIAGLYEPTAGKLDVRIGDEWIDMTKPGYQFRGRAKQYIGLLHQEYDLYPHRTIIDNLTDAIGLEFPKELAVRKAVITLRMAGFTEKKAKDVLNRYPSSLSAGEKHRVALAQVLIREPRIILLDEPTGTMDPITKVDVKHSIIHAREEMDETFIIVSHDMEFVRDVCDRCMFIRAGKIIDIGPTHEVLAKLSEQEISTMAEAVAEERAGAEK; from the coding sequence ATCAATCTGGAAATAGCCGAAGGAGAGATTGTCGGTGTGATCGGCAGATCCGGCTGCGGAAAAACGGTTCTGATTCATCTGCTGCGGGGAATTGATAATCCCCCTACATCAGGAAGGATCATCTATCATATTTCGCGCTGCCCTGCCTGCGGCAGAATTGAGTTCCGCAGCAGTGCGGGTCAGAAATGCCCGCTCTGCGGTGCGGTTCTGGAGGCACAGGACGTGGACTTCTGGGCACCGGAAAACGCTGCCTTGAAGACAAAGATCATGGCGAGAACGTCGCTGATGTTTCAGCGGACGTTTGCTCTCTACGGCGATGACCGCGTGATTGAAAATGTTCTGCGGGCGCTGGATGATATTGACTATCCGGCGGAGAAGGCGATCAACCGTGCAGCAGATCTGATCGATGAGGTGCGGCTGACACACCGCATGATGCATGTGGCACGCGATCTCTCCGGCGGCGAGAAGCAGCGTGTTGTCCTCGCCCGCCAGCTGGCACGCGAACCGCTGTTCCTTTGTGCGGACGAGCCGACCGGAACACTTGACCCCAAGACCGCGACAATTGTGCACGGTCTCCTTAAGCAGGCGGCGAAGAATACGAATATGGGCATGGTGATCACTTCGCACTTTTCCCAGGTGCTGGAGGATGTCTGTGATCGTGCGGTGCTTCTGGATGACGGAAAGATCATGAAGATCGGTGAGCCTGCTGAGATCGTTACGGAGTTCATGAAGGGCTGTGAGGATGATCTGGAGTACAGCGATCAGGAGATCGGCAATCCGATTGTGCGTGCCGAAAAGCTGTACAAAAAGTTCATCGCGGTGGATCGCGGCGTGATTAAGGCGGTGGACAATATTACGTTTGAGATCAATGAGCGGGAGATCTTTGGGGTCATCGGAGTGTCGGGCGGCGGGAAGACAACATTGTCGAAGATGATCGCTGGTCTCTACGAACCAACCGCGGGAAAACTGGATGTGCGGATTGGTGATGAGTGGATCGATATGACCAAGCCCGGGTATCAGTTCCGCGGCCGTGCCAAACAGTACATCGGTCTGCTGCATCAGGAGTACGATCTCTATCCGCACCGGACGATTATTGATAATCTGACCGATGCAATCGGCCTTGAGTTCCCCAAGGAGCTTGCGGTCCGGAAGGCGGTTATTACACTGCGGATGGCAGGGTTTACGGAAAAGAAGGCAAAGGATGTACTGAACCGCTATCCGTCAAGTCTGTCGGCGGGCGAGAAACACCGGGTTGCGCTGGCGCAGGTTCTGATCCGCGAGCCGAGAATTATTCTTCTGGATGAACCGACCGGAACAATGGATCCGATCACGAAGGTGGATGTGAAGCATTCGATCATTCACGCTCGGGAGGAGATGGACGAGACGTTCATCATCGTGTCGCACGATATGGAGTTTGTCCGCGATGTCTGCGACCGCTGTATGTTCATTCGCGCCGGGAAGATCATTGATATCGGTCCGACCCACGAGGTGCTTGCAAAACTTTCCGAGCAGGAGATCTCCACGATGGCCGAGGCGGTTGCCGAGGAACGTGCGGGCGCGGAAAAATAA
- a CDS encoding nucleotidyltransferase family protein, with product MKACIMCGGEGTRLRPLTFERPKPCIPIANRPSIVHLVTHLANLGFTDIVITIGYLGDEIQKALGDGSLYGATITYVPEKIKLGTAGSVKNAEEYLNDAPFLVVGGDHMTDLNVLEFYREHMNSSAITSIGLISIEDPREFGIAELDASLRIRRFREKPSPGEIFSNLASTGIYVCDPKIFEFIPQDTKFDFAKDLFPLLMEKGYQLNGWLARGNWTDVGNPAMLRAAEKWKLQENATTSVAGTLNVKDAHITGPVRFGDGITLGAGSRVVGPVFIGSGVTIGENVIIGPYTSIGENVLIKNNAKIFSSSIYNGVVVGANTTISGSIIDIDTIIGDNCSIEHNTVVGPRSVLRNSVTIHSGTRLWPEVIVPEKAIVKEHMLNEKFDTRCEGS from the coding sequence ATGAAAGCCTGCATTATGTGCGGCGGCGAGGGTACCCGTCTTCGTCCCCTGACATTTGAGCGGCCCAAGCCGTGCATCCCGATAGCGAACCGTCCGTCCATTGTCCATCTGGTGACGCACCTCGCAAATCTCGGATTTACTGATATTGTTATTACCATCGGCTATCTTGGTGATGAAATTCAGAAGGCGCTCGGTGATGGTTCACTGTACGGCGCGACCATCACTTATGTTCCCGAAAAGATCAAACTCGGAACTGCAGGTTCTGTGAAAAACGCGGAAGAGTATCTCAACGATGCCCCGTTCCTTGTTGTCGGCGGCGACCACATGACCGACCTTAACGTCCTTGAGTTCTATCGCGAACACATGAACTCCTCGGCGATTACCTCAATTGGTCTCATCAGCATCGAAGACCCCCGCGAGTTCGGCATCGCCGAACTCGATGCGTCCCTTCGCATCCGCCGGTTCCGTGAAAAACCTTCGCCCGGGGAGATCTTCTCGAATCTTGCAAGTACCGGAATTTATGTCTGCGATCCGAAGATCTTTGAGTTCATTCCCCAAGACACCAAATTCGACTTCGCCAAGGATCTCTTCCCTCTCCTGATGGAGAAGGGGTATCAGCTGAACGGCTGGCTTGCACGCGGCAACTGGACTGATGTCGGCAACCCCGCGATGCTCCGGGCTGCGGAGAAGTGGAAGCTGCAGGAGAACGCAACGACCAGCGTTGCAGGAACGCTCAACGTCAAGGATGCGCACATCACAGGGCCGGTACGGTTCGGTGATGGTATCACGCTCGGTGCTGGTTCGCGGGTTGTCGGTCCGGTCTTCATCGGCAGTGGAGTAACGATTGGCGAGAACGTCATTATCGGCCCCTACACCAGTATTGGTGAGAATGTCCTGATCAAAAACAATGCAAAAATATTCTCCTCTTCCATCTACAACGGCGTTGTTGTTGGTGCGAACACTACCATCTCCGGCAGCATCATCGATATTGATACCATCATCGGCGACAACTGTTCCATTGAGCACAACACCGTTGTTGGTCCCCGGTCGGTTCTGCGAAACTCGGTGACCATTCATTCCGGAACCCGTCTCTGGCCTGAGGTCATCGTGCCGGAGAAAGCGATCGTCAAAGAGCACATGCTCAACGAAAAGTTCGATACCCGCTGTGAAGGATCATAA
- a CDS encoding DUF2284 domain-containing protein, whose protein sequence is MKKYPVEEEIVRLTNFIREKGGDATPIDADKIVTGEWVRMKCLFGCNGFGRRFSCPPYTPTPAETQAALDGYSRALLVRFDGDVGKTTPERLVSREMTRYVQTVMFELEEMAFYDGFYKAFGYTGHQCGWCGKCTAKEKGAVITDCKNRRKMRPSMEAAGIDVYATCAAAGWELDVLECTEVAGGSVLNTPMTTVMLLLVE, encoded by the coding sequence ATGAAGAAGTACCCGGTTGAAGAGGAGATCGTCAGACTGACGAACTTCATCCGCGAGAAAGGCGGAGACGCAACGCCAATTGATGCGGACAAAATTGTAACAGGGGAATGGGTGCGGATGAAGTGCCTGTTCGGCTGCAACGGGTTCGGGAGGCGGTTTTCGTGTCCACCCTATACGCCGACGCCTGCGGAGACACAGGCTGCCCTTGACGGATATTCTCGCGCCCTGCTGGTGCGGTTTGACGGGGATGTGGGAAAGACAACGCCGGAACGGCTGGTGTCACGGGAGATGACGCGGTATGTGCAGACGGTAATGTTTGAACTCGAAGAGATGGCGTTTTACGACGGGTTCTACAAGGCGTTCGGGTACACCGGGCATCAGTGCGGCTGGTGCGGGAAGTGTACGGCGAAGGAAAAGGGAGCAGTAATTACGGACTGTAAGAACCGCAGAAAGATGCGGCCAAGTATGGAAGCTGCTGGCATTGATGTGTATGCGACGTGTGCGGCGGCGGGATGGGAGCTGGATGTGCTGGAGTGTACGGAAGTTGCAGGCGGGTCAGTTCTGAATACACCGATGACAACAGTGATGCTGCTGCTGGTTGAATGA